Genomic segment of Pseudomonas sp. CCI4.2:
GACCACCAACGATGCGCGGTCGAGGTTACCCTTGTCGAGAATCAGCCGATTGATGGTCGGAACCGTGAATTTGGGAAACTTCGACGAGCCGTCAGAGCACACGCGCTCCAGTTGGTCGGCGATGGCCTGGTTGGAGAAGCGCTGAATCAAGGTGTCTTTGTAGGTGTCCAGATCAATGCCGGGCACCGAAGCCAATTGCGGTGTCACGTCCAGGTCCATGTAGGCGCGGATGTAGCGCACGTAGAGTGGATCGTTCATGGTTTCATGGACGAAGCGGTAGCCCTGCAAAAAGCCCAAATACGTTAATGCCAAGTGGCTGCCATTGAGCAACTTTATTTTCATGTCTTCGTAAGGCGTTACATCGTCGGTGAACTGCACGCCGACTTTTTCCCACGCGGGACGCCCGTTGACGAACTTGTCTTCCAATACCCATTGCACGAAAGGTTCGCAGACCACTGGCCAAGCGTCGTCGATGCCCTTTTCGTCATGCAGCTGCAAGCGGTGAGCGGTGCTGGTCATGGGGGTGATGCGGTCAACCATGGCGTTGGGGAAGCTGACATTGGAGGCGATCCAGTCGTGCAAATCGGCGTCGCGCAAGGTCGCGAACGCCAGCAGGGCTTTTCGGGCCACAGCGCCGTTATGCGGCAGGTTATCGCAGGACATCAAGGTAAACGCGGGCGTGCCGTTCTGGCGGCGTTTGGCCAATGCGGCGCACAGTAAGCCGAAGACGGTGGTGGGTGTCGACGGGTGCGCCAAGTCGTGCTGAATCTGTGGCAAATGCGCCATGAATTCGCCGTTGCTGTCGTCGATGCAATAACCGCCTTCGGTGATGGTCAGCGACACAATACGAATCTCAGGGCTGGCGAGCTTGTCGATCAGCGCCTGGACACCGTCTGCCGCCAGCAACATGCCGCTGATGGAGCCGATGATGCGGGTTTCAGTGTCGTCGGTGTCACCCAACTCGTACAGCGTGTACAGATAGTCCTGTCCTTGTAAGGCGTCACGCACGCCGAGGTCTTCCGGTCGCAGGCCGATGCCGCAAATGCTCCAGTCATGGCCTGCGCCGGTGTTCATTAGCGCATCGGTGTAAAACGCCTGATGCGCACGGTGAAAACCACCGACC
This window contains:
- a CDS encoding mannitol dehydrogenase family protein encodes the protein MKLNKQNLSQLDPHIARPAYSPSETRQGIAHIGVGGFHRAHQAFYTDALMNTGAGHDWSICGIGLRPEDLGVRDALQGQDYLYTLYELGDTDDTETRIIGSISGMLLAADGVQALIDKLASPEIRIVSLTITEGGYCIDDSNGEFMAHLPQIQHDLAHPSTPTTVFGLLCAALAKRRQNGTPAFTLMSCDNLPHNGAVARKALLAFATLRDADLHDWIASNVSFPNAMVDRITPMTSTAHRLQLHDEKGIDDAWPVVCEPFVQWVLEDKFVNGRPAWEKVGVQFTDDVTPYEDMKIKLLNGSHLALTYLGFLQGYRFVHETMNDPLYVRYIRAYMDLDVTPQLASVPGIDLDTYKDTLIQRFSNQAIADQLERVCSDGSSKFPKFTVPTINRLILDKGNLDRASLVVAAWALYLKGKDENGATFKIPDPRAEFCQALVADDVLVTQRLLAVEEIFGAAIAQSAEFIASFEHNLNSLRELGVKKTLEKLLAKIA